The following coding sequences are from one Haliotis asinina isolate JCU_RB_2024 chromosome 3, JCU_Hal_asi_v2, whole genome shotgun sequence window:
- the LOC137279122 gene encoding hepatitis A virus cellular receptor 1-like: MLLHQSLTTSLTTSLTTSITTSLTTSLTTSLTTSLTTSLTTSLTTSLTTSLTTSLTTSLTTSLTTSLTTSLTTSLTTSLTTSLTTSLTTSLTTSLTTSLTTSLTTSLTTSLTTSLTTSLTTSLTTSLTTSLTTSLTTSLPTSLTTSLTTSLTTSLTTNLTTSLTTSLTTSLTTSLTTSLTTSLTTSLTTSLTTSLTTSLTTSLTTSLTTSLTTSITTSLTTSPIPLVA, translated from the exons ATGTTGCTACATCAGAG CCTTACAACTAGCCTTACCACTAGCCTTACCACTAGCATTACAACTAGCCTTACAACTAGCCTTACCACTAGCCTTACAACTAGCCTTACCACTAGCCTTACAACTAGCCTTACAACTAGCCTTACCACTAGCCTTACCACTAGCCTTACCACTAGCCTTACCACTAGCCTTACAACTAGCCTTACAACTAGTCTTACAACTAGCCTTACCACTAGTCTTACAACTAGCCTTACAACTAGCCTTACAACTAGCCTTACCACTAGCCTTACCACTAGCCTTACAACTAGCCTTACAACTAGCCTTACCACTAGCCTTACAACTAGCCTTACAACTAGCCTTACCACTAGCCTTACCACTAGCCTTACCACTAGTCTTACAACTAGCCTTACAACTAGCCTTCCAACTAGCCTTACAACTAGCCTTACAACTAGCCTTACAACTAGCCTTACAACTAACCTTACAACTAGCCTTACCACTAGCCTTACAACTAGCCTTACCACTAGCCTTACAACTAGCCTTACAACTAGCCTTACCACTAGCCTTACAACTAGCCTTACAACTAGCCTTACCACTAGCCTTACAACTAGCCTTACAACTAGCCTTACAACTAGCCTTACAACTAGCATTACAACTAGCCTTACCACtagcccgatcccgttagtcgcctaa
- the LOC137277183 gene encoding protein FAM167B-like has translation MMVGRKDESSYTTKDKRRHLSVIKEDSDGDEHSANATETTEDHRRSVDHSSALSKLKETTARLKLITRRASILAWQAEHIEKPKFPPKEVLLNENDGKLTDDRKKRINDALEWLRNELEEMRAQDQTLARQFLTIKQDIAQLKLRRSCEEHQEMLEDVQSELEEIDEMSDVLDLPVSTLSDTPLKHLGITRMNMSRRRFSMC, from the exons ATGATGGTTGGACGTAAAGACGAAAGCAGTTACACTACCAAAGACAAGCGACGCCATCTTTCGGTCATCAAGGAAGATTCTGACGGAGATGAACATTCGGCGAATGCTACGGAAACTACCGAAGATCACCGACGAAGCGTCGATCACTCTTCAGCTTTGTCGAAGTTGAAAGAGACAACTGCGAGGTTGAAACTGATCACGCGCAGGGCCAGTATACTTGCCTGGCAAGCTGAACACATCGAGAAACCTAAGTTTCCACCCAAAGAAGTTCTACTGAATGAAAACGACGGAAAGTTGACTGACGACAGAAAGAAGCGGATCAACGACGCCCTGGAGTGGTTACGTAACGAGCTG GAAGAGATGCGCGCGCAGGATCAAACACTCGCGAGACAGTTTCTGACCATCAAACAAGACATCGCGCAGCTAAAGTTGCGCAGAAGTTGTGAAGAACACCAGGAAATGTTAGAAGATGTCCAATCAGAGCTCGAGGAGATTGACGAGATGTCGGATGTCCTTGACCTTCCCGTATCGACACTGAGTGACACTCCTTTGAAACATCTCGGCATTACACGGATGAACATGTCACGCCGGAGGTTCTCCATGTGTTGA